The proteins below come from a single Brachyspira hampsonii genomic window:
- a CDS encoding acyl-CoA dehydrogenase family protein, with protein MFKTTEKHEELRAKIRAWAEEVVTPIAHEHDQTGKFPIEAVKQLGKAKLDIMGLPFETKYGGAGFDNIAYAIAVEELSRVDGSMGVILSAHCSLGSYPIYAFGTEEQKKKYLVPLAEGKKLGAFGLTEPEAGSDAGGTETTAELKGDHYILNGEKIFITNSIEAETYVVFAVTTPGIGTKGISAFIVERGWEGFEFGEKYDKLGIRASATAQLLFDNVKVPKENLLGKEGQGFKIAMQTLDGGRIGIAAQALGIAQGAYEAAVAYSKERIQFGRPIAQQQAIGFKLADMATKLRAARLLIYSAAAMKDRHEPYGTESAMAKLYASEIGLEVVNQALQIHGGNGYIKGAYIVERAYRDAKICTIYEGTSEIQKVVISASILGKMPKSPVAVAGPMAKKGPITGERRNIIFKEGSAQEKVDALVAALKKDGIDFSVGIDINTPIINAERVVSAGKGIGDKGNMKLVEDLAKAAGAAIGCSRPVAEELKYLPIIRYVGMSGQKFNGNLYIACGISGANQHLKGIKNASIIVAINMKASAKIFKNADYGIVGDVKEILPLLTKALDTGAKKPAEVPYKKMKKITPKKTIEIPKIYVCSGCGYEYNPFIGDPESEIAPGTDFTALPDEWVCPECSEEKANFIKA; from the coding sequence ATGTTTAAAACAACAGAAAAGCATGAAGAACTTCGTGCCAAAATTAGAGCATGGGCTGAAGAAGTTGTAACTCCAATAGCTCATGAGCACGATCAAACAGGTAAATTCCCAATAGAGGCTGTAAAACAATTAGGTAAAGCTAAACTAGATATAATGGGTTTGCCTTTTGAAACAAAATACGGCGGAGCAGGATTTGATAATATCGCTTATGCTATAGCTGTAGAAGAACTTTCAAGAGTAGATGGAAGTATGGGTGTAATTTTATCCGCACACTGTTCTTTAGGTTCTTATCCTATCTATGCTTTCGGTACTGAAGAACAAAAGAAAAAATATTTAGTTCCTCTTGCAGAAGGTAAAAAATTAGGTGCTTTCGGTTTAACTGAACCTGAAGCTGGATCTGATGCAGGCGGTACAGAAACTACTGCAGAATTAAAAGGTGATCACTATATATTAAATGGTGAAAAAATATTCATTACTAACTCTATAGAAGCTGAAACTTATGTAGTATTTGCAGTTACTACTCCTGGTATCGGAACTAAAGGTATCAGTGCTTTCATAGTTGAAAGAGGTTGGGAAGGTTTTGAATTCGGTGAAAAATATGACAAATTAGGTATACGCGCTTCTGCTACAGCTCAGTTGCTTTTCGATAATGTTAAAGTTCCTAAAGAAAACTTGCTTGGTAAAGAAGGACAAGGATTCAAAATTGCTATGCAGACTCTTGACGGCGGTCGTATTGGTATTGCTGCTCAAGCATTAGGTATTGCTCAAGGAGCTTATGAAGCTGCTGTTGCTTATTCTAAAGAAAGAATACAGTTCGGACGCCCTATAGCTCAACAACAAGCTATCGGCTTCAAACTTGCTGATATGGCTACTAAATTGCGTGCTGCTAGACTTCTTATCTACAGTGCTGCTGCTATGAAAGACAGACATGAACCTTATGGTACTGAATCTGCTATGGCTAAATTATATGCTTCTGAAATAGGTTTGGAAGTTGTAAACCAAGCACTTCAAATCCATGGCGGTAATGGTTATATCAAAGGTGCTTATATAGTAGAAAGAGCTTATCGTGATGCTAAAATTTGTACTATTTATGAAGGTACAAGTGAAATTCAAAAAGTTGTTATTTCTGCTTCTATACTTGGTAAAATGCCTAAATCTCCTGTTGCTGTTGCTGGTCCTATGGCTAAAAAAGGTCCTATCACTGGTGAAAGAAGAAATATTATCTTCAAAGAAGGTTCAGCTCAAGAAAAAGTTGATGCTTTAGTAGCTGCACTTAAAAAAGACGGAATTGACTTCTCTGTAGGTATTGATATTAATACACCTATTATTAATGCTGAAAGAGTTGTTTCTGCTGGTAAAGGTATTGGTGATAAAGGAAATATGAAACTAGTTGAGGACTTAGCTAAAGCTGCTGGTGCTGCTATAGGTTGTTCTCGTCCTGTTGCTGAAGAATTGAAATACTTACCTATCATCAGATATGTTGGTATGTCAGGTCAAAAATTCAATGGTAACTTATATATAGCTTGCGGTATTTCTGGTGCTAACCAACACTTGAAAGGTATTAAAAATGCTTCTATAATAGTTGCTATCAATATGAAAGCTTCTGCTAAAATATTCAAAAATGCTGACTATGGTATAGTTGGAGATGTTAAAGAAATTCTTCCATTACTTACTAAAGCTCTTGATACAGGTGCTAAAAAACCTGCAGAAGTACCATACAAAAAAATGAAAAAAATTACTCCTAAGAAAACAATCGAAATACCTAAAATCTATGTATGCAGCGGTTGTGGTTATGAGTATAATCCATTCATTGGTGATCCAGAATCTGAAATAGCTCCAGGTACAGACTTTACAGCTCTTCCAGATGAATGGGTATGTCCTGAATGTAGTGAAGAAAAAGCTAATTTCATTAAGGCTTAA
- a CDS encoding tetratricopeptide repeat protein, giving the protein MISEENKYFYSALNNIQNKKYDEAINDLIKIIEIDPHNLDAYHNLARVYHDMENYDKAIDTYNKSIEIYPHDSDAYYYRAEVYLNKKDYDKAIEDLEKSILKNEAYSDAYYLMSVAYRRKKKYKKAIKYLKKTLEFNNEDYIAYYDLYKLYNILSKHEKDEEIKEKYLVKSKKFLQKSADLGYEKAIEKLNNNAIK; this is encoded by the coding sequence ATGATTAGTGAAGAAAACAAATATTTTTATAGTGCATTAAATAATATACAAAATAAAAAATACGATGAAGCTATTAATGATCTGATTAAAATTATAGAAATAGATCCTCATAATTTAGATGCCTATCATAATTTAGCAAGAGTTTATCATGATATGGAAAATTATGACAAGGCAATAGATACATATAATAAATCTATAGAAATATATCCGCATGACAGCGATGCCTACTATTACAGAGCAGAAGTTTATTTAAACAAAAAAGATTATGATAAGGCTATAGAAGATTTAGAAAAAAGCATATTAAAAAATGAAGCGTATTCTGATGCATACTACTTAATGTCTGTAGCTTATAGAAGAAAAAAGAAATATAAAAAAGCAATAAAATATTTAAAAAAAACATTGGAATTTAATAACGAAGACTATATAGCCTATTATGATTTATATAAACTTTATAATATACTCTCTAAACATGAAAAAGATGAAGAGATAAAAGAAAAATATTTAGTGAAATCTAAAAAATTCTTACAGAAATCTGCTGATTTAGGATATGAAAAAGCTATAGAAAAATTAAATAATAATGCAATTAAATAA
- a CDS encoding sugar phosphate nucleotidyltransferase: protein MKIIIPAAGEGTRLRPHTITKPKPILPIAGSTIIDFIMNEISSIQDLEEIIFIVGYLKDKMIEYLTDKYKNITLRFVEQKEYKGLAHAISLTKEYIKDDDKIFIILGDTIFKLNLSNIVSKNENSLGVCEVDNPSRFGIAILNEQGIIKKLVEKPQEPIGNLALTGMYNIVNTKELFEAIDYIIKNDIKTKNEYQLTDALEYMIKNSIIFKTFKLDGWYDCGEKSTMIETNRSIIKHDILSKGIKDTAIIPPVFIDKDVKIENSVIGPYVHIGKNSKIENSILKNCIIFEDVSISNAFMDNSIISEKVTYRGKTTSMDIGASITIEQN from the coding sequence TTGAAAATTATTATACCGGCAGCCGGAGAAGGCACTAGATTAAGACCCCATACAATTACAAAACCAAAACCAATACTTCCTATAGCAGGTTCTACAATTATAGATTTCATAATGAATGAAATATCTTCAATACAGGATTTAGAAGAAATAATATTTATAGTTGGATATTTAAAAGATAAAATGATTGAATATTTGACTGATAAATATAAAAATATAACACTTAGATTTGTAGAACAAAAAGAGTATAAAGGTTTAGCTCATGCCATATCGCTTACAAAGGAATATATAAAAGATGATGATAAAATATTTATTATTTTGGGCGATACAATATTTAAATTAAATCTTTCAAATATAGTAAGCAAAAATGAAAACTCTCTTGGTGTATGCGAAGTTGACAATCCAAGCAGATTCGGAATAGCAATATTGAATGAACAAGGTATTATAAAAAAATTAGTTGAAAAACCTCAAGAACCTATAGGCAATTTAGCTCTTACAGGAATGTATAATATAGTAAATACTAAAGAATTATTTGAAGCTATAGATTATATTATCAAAAATGATATAAAAACTAAAAATGAATATCAGCTTACAGATGCTTTGGAATATATGATAAAAAACTCAATAATATTCAAAACATTCAAATTAGATGGCTGGTATGACTGCGGTGAAAAATCCACTATGATAGAAACGAATAGATCTATTATTAAACATGATATATTAAGTAAAGGTATAAAAGACACTGCTATAATACCTCCTGTATTTATCGATAAGGATGTAAAAATAGAAAATTCAGTAATAGGTCCTTATGTACATATTGGAAAGAACTCTAAAATAGAAAACTCTATATTAAAAAATTGTATCATATTTGAAGATGTTAGTATATCAAATGCCTTTATGGATAATTCTATAATATCCGAAAAAGTTACATACAGAGGAAAAACTACTTCAATGGATATAGGGGCTTCTATAACTATAGAACAAAATTAA
- a CDS encoding DJ-1 family glyoxalase III codes for MSKKVLVPLAEGVEEIEVITIIDVLRRANIEVVTASLTDNLEVKGSHNIIIKADTSFEKIVNSDFDGISLAGGYGGMNNLKDDKRVLEKLKSMYEAKKLVSAICASPIVLGEAGVIKGKYTCYPSCESAVKGGEYVEKDIVVCNDNVITSKGPATTVFFALELVKYLNGSNEELANALLVNLIK; via the coding sequence ATGTCAAAAAAAGTTCTTGTTCCATTAGCAGAAGGCGTAGAAGAAATTGAAGTTATTACTATTATTGATGTTTTAAGAAGAGCAAATATAGAAGTAGTAACTGCTTCTTTAACTGATAATTTAGAAGTAAAAGGATCTCATAATATTATAATAAAAGCGGACACTTCTTTTGAAAAAATAGTTAACTCTGATTTTGATGGTATATCACTTGCAGGCGGTTACGGCGGAATGAATAATCTAAAAGATGATAAAAGAGTATTAGAAAAACTTAAAAGCATGTATGAAGCTAAAAAATTAGTATCAGCAATATGTGCTTCTCCTATAGTTCTTGGAGAGGCTGGGGTTATTAAAGGAAAATACACTTGTTATCCTAGCTGTGAAAGTGCTGTTAAAGGCGGCGAATATGTAGAAAAAGATATTGTTGTTTGCAATGATAATGTTATTACTTCTAAAGGTCCTGCTACTACTGTATTTTTTGCTTTGGAATTAGTTAAATACTTAAATGGCTCTAATGAAGAATTAGCTAATGCTTTATTAGTTAATCTAATAAAATAA
- a CDS encoding FprA family A-type flavoprotein has protein sequence MHCVRKVTEDLYWVGANEHRLALFENVHPLTRGVSYNSYVLLDEKTVLFDTVDWAVCRQFLDNLEYVLNGKKLDYMVINHMEPDHAASIDEVLIRHPETKVIATEKAFMFMDQFGFTIPDDKKIQVKEGDTQKFGKHEILFVAAQMVHWPEAMVSFDTTNGVLFSADAFGTFIALDGRLFNDEVNFDRDWLDEARRYYTNIVGKYGPHVQNLLKKAGGIIDKIKMFCPLHGPVWRSNLGYILDKYNKWSSYEPEEKGVLIVYASMYGNTENMVGVLAAKLAEKGVTNIAMHDVSSTHVSYLISDTFKLSHIVLASVTYNLNIYPPMHNYLDDMRALNVQKRKFAIIENGSWAPKSGTLMQEFIEANLKQCEVLDAQVSVSSSMKAANVGEMDALVDALVESINK, from the coding sequence ATGCATTGCGTTAGAAAAGTTACTGAAGATTTATATTGGGTTGGAGCGAATGAACATCGCTTGGCTCTATTTGAAAATGTACACCCTTTAACTAGAGGTGTTTCTTATAACTCTTATGTTCTTTTAGATGAAAAAACAGTTCTTTTTGACACAGTTGACTGGGCTGTTTGCAGACAATTCTTAGATAACTTAGAATATGTTTTAAATGGTAAAAAACTTGACTATATGGTTATTAACCACATGGAACCAGACCACGCTGCTTCTATAGACGAAGTTTTAATAAGACACCCTGAAACTAAAGTTATTGCTACTGAAAAAGCATTTATGTTTATGGATCAGTTCGGATTTACTATCCCAGACGATAAAAAAATCCAAGTAAAAGAAGGCGATACTCAAAAATTTGGTAAACACGAAATACTTTTCGTTGCTGCTCAAATGGTACACTGGCCTGAAGCTATGGTTAGCTTTGATACTACTAATGGAGTATTATTCTCTGCTGATGCTTTCGGTACTTTCATCGCTTTAGACGGAAGACTCTTCAATGACGAAGTTAACTTTGATAGAGATTGGTTAGATGAGGCTAGAAGATATTATACTAATATCGTTGGTAAATATGGTCCTCATGTACAAAACTTACTTAAAAAAGCTGGCGGAATTATTGATAAAATTAAAATGTTCTGTCCTTTACATGGACCTGTTTGGAGAAGCAATTTAGGTTATATCCTTGACAAATACAACAAATGGAGTAGTTATGAACCTGAAGAAAAAGGTGTATTAATTGTATATGCTTCTATGTACGGTAATACTGAAAATATGGTTGGCGTTTTAGCTGCTAAATTAGCTGAAAAAGGTGTTACTAATATAGCTATGCATGATGTATCAAGCACTCATGTTTCTTACTTGATTTCTGATACTTTCAAATTAAGCCATATTGTATTAGCTTCTGTTACTTACAACCTTAATATTTATCCTCCAATGCATAACTATTTAGATGATATGAGAGCTCTTAATGTTCAAAAACGTAAGTTTGCTATCATAGAAAATGGTTCTTGGGCTCCTAAATCTGGTACTTTGATGCAAGAGTTCATTGAAGCTAACTTGAAACAATGTGAAGTTTTAGATGCTCAGGTTTCTGTTTCTTCTTCTATGAAAGCTGCTAATGTAGGCGAAATGGACGCTTTAGTTGATGCTTTAGTTGAATCTATTAATAAATAA
- a CDS encoding butyryl-CoA:acetate CoA-transferase, with product MDFKALYKQKLTTADEAVKVVKSGDWIDYGWVVATAIDLDKALAKRLPELTDLNFRGGILMWEPEIFKIENPEKHITWNSWHMAGLERKAVDRGFCFYDPIRYSEMPRYYRDLPRGIDVAMFQVSEMDENGYFNFGPNASHMQAMIERCKCVIVEVNKNMPRCLGAANIGGEAVHINQVDMIVEGSNPPIKEMPAGGATEVDKTVAKLIVEEIPNGACLQLGIGGMPNAVGSLIAESDLKDLGVHTEMYVDAFVDISLAGKITGSKKNIDKGRQTYAFGAGTKKLYDYIHNNPECLSAPVDYTNDVRVISSIDNFMSINNAVEIDLFGQVSAESTGFKHISGAGGQLDFVLGAYLSKGGKSFICLSSTVTGKDGQLKSRIVPSFTNGTVITDTRANTHYVVTEYGKVNLKGLTTWQRAEALISIAHPDLRDGLIKEAEKAKIWRKSNK from the coding sequence ATGGATTTTAAAGCATTATACAAGCAAAAATTAACAACAGCTGATGAAGCAGTAAAAGTAGTTAAATCAGGAGATTGGATTGATTATGGTTGGGTAGTTGCTACAGCCATAGATTTGGACAAAGCCCTAGCAAAAAGATTACCTGAATTAACAGATCTTAATTTTAGAGGCGGTATATTGATGTGGGAACCTGAGATTTTCAAGATAGAAAATCCAGAAAAACATATTACATGGAATTCATGGCATATGGCAGGTTTAGAAAGAAAAGCAGTAGACAGGGGTTTCTGTTTTTATGATCCTATTCGTTATTCAGAAATGCCAAGATACTATAGAGATTTACCAAGAGGAATAGATGTAGCAATGTTCCAAGTATCAGAAATGGATGAAAACGGATATTTCAATTTTGGTCCTAATGCTTCTCATATGCAGGCTATGATAGAAAGATGTAAATGTGTTATAGTAGAAGTTAATAAAAATATGCCAAGATGTTTAGGAGCTGCTAATATAGGCGGAGAAGCAGTACATATCAATCAAGTAGATATGATAGTAGAAGGCAGCAATCCTCCTATAAAAGAAATGCCAGCAGGCGGAGCTACAGAAGTAGATAAAACAGTTGCTAAACTCATAGTAGAAGAAATACCAAATGGTGCTTGCTTACAATTAGGTATAGGCGGTATGCCTAATGCTGTAGGTTCTTTAATAGCAGAATCAGACTTAAAAGATTTAGGAGTTCATACAGAAATGTATGTTGATGCTTTCGTAGATATATCTTTAGCTGGAAAAATCACAGGTTCTAAAAAGAATATAGATAAAGGCAGACAAACTTATGCATTCGGTGCCGGTACTAAAAAACTTTATGATTATATACATAATAATCCAGAATGTTTATCAGCTCCTGTAGATTATACTAATGATGTAAGAGTAATATCTTCTATAGATAACTTTATGTCAATAAACAATGCTGTAGAAATAGACTTATTCGGACAAGTAAGTGCTGAATCAACAGGCTTCAAACACATAAGCGGAGCAGGCGGACAATTAGACTTCGTATTAGGTGCTTATCTATCTAAAGGCGGAAAAAGCTTTATCTGCTTATCTTCAACAGTTACAGGAAAAGACGGACAATTAAAATCAAGAATAGTTCCAAGCTTTACTAATGGTACTGTTATAACAGATACAAGAGCTAATACTCATTATGTAGTAACAGAATATGGTAAAGTAAACTTGAAAGGTTTAACTACTTGGCAAAGAGCTGAAGCTTTAATATCAATAGCACACCCAGATTTGAGAGACGGATTAATTAAAGAAGCAGAAAAAGCTAAAATTTGGAGAAAAAGCAATAAATAA
- a CDS encoding bifunctional 4-hydroxy-2-oxoglutarate aldolase/2-dehydro-3-deoxy-phosphogluconate aldolase, producing the protein MFEKYIQNKIIPVVVVENEEEIRNIAELCLEFLPSIELTLRTEYGYKALEILVKDYPTLPRAAATVLSTEQVDIILDLGTNLIISPGFQPVMLEYAKTKKYNYIPGAATPSEVEQCLAYGHKYIKFFHAGLFGGINWIKNIAPVYQHTGVKFMPLGGVSIDNVKEYLQNKNVFACGGSWLCPRNLMEEKNWKEIKRRFEEAHNLIKDLSN; encoded by the coding sequence ATGTTTGAAAAATATATACAAAATAAAATTATACCTGTAGTGGTTGTAGAAAATGAAGAAGAGATAAGAAATATAGCTGAACTTTGTTTGGAGTTTCTGCCTTCTATAGAATTAACACTTAGAACAGAATACGGATATAAAGCATTAGAAATATTAGTAAAAGACTACCCTACTCTTCCAAGGGCAGCTGCTACTGTTTTAAGTACAGAACAAGTAGACATAATACTTGATTTGGGAACTAATTTAATAATAAGCCCTGGTTTTCAGCCTGTAATGTTGGAATATGCTAAAACTAAAAAATATAATTATATACCAGGTGCTGCAACACCTTCTGAAGTTGAGCAATGTTTAGCTTACGGGCATAAATATATAAAATTTTTCCATGCTGGTTTATTTGGAGGCATTAATTGGATAAAAAATATAGCTCCTGTTTATCAGCATACAGGTGTTAAGTTTATGCCTTTAGGGGGAGTGAGTATTGACAATGTAAAAGAATATTTGCAAAACAAAAATGTATTTGCATGCGGAGGCTCTTGGCTTTGTCCTAGAAACTTGATGGAAGAGAAAAATTGGAAAGAAATAAAAAGAAGATTTGAAGAAGCTCATAATTTAATAAAAGATTTATCAAATTAA
- a CDS encoding spiro-SPASM protein yields MSFLILADRTFSNEFSIIFDNIFNDKINTLKEKLNCDVKYIENNDLEKIENYLNNIYIESENYDNIIYIPGNMPLFNADETIKLTKIHEENISYFSYGENYPSGIVPFIIRRTAFEKLFNIIKTKDIKVSENAISNIVFVDPNFFEIEILISEHDMRYYRLSLFADSKRNAILIKKLIVYKDYNEMVKAIEENPSIRRTLPSFIEIDISNRQNALNKYLLKNQTIKNELSKEEKNITLDEFKAIYDKLYNFCGDFHISIGSYYEPLLNKDIFDILEYSTRNKNVQVYLETNALLLDSVNAKRLLSMQSERSNLNVIIHLDAVEEDVYNRIYDNGDIKTIMSNIDYYLLREPKNTYLQITKQKDNFDYLASYYKYFDKYKIDIIMQKYYNYRGIIDDNRVGNMAPLINVGCWHLARDLFIDSYGDIYICRFDINKEKKIASIYDENLEDIWKKLENYFLDNVSKKLDFCNNCDEWYLYNF; encoded by the coding sequence ATGAGTTTTTTAATATTAGCTGACAGAACTTTTTCTAATGAGTTTTCTATAATATTTGATAATATTTTTAATGATAAGATAAATACTTTAAAAGAGAAATTAAATTGCGATGTTAAATATATAGAAAATAATGATCTTGAAAAAATAGAAAATTATTTAAATAATATATATATAGAAAGCGAGAATTATGATAATATAATTTATATACCAGGCAATATGCCTTTATTTAATGCTGATGAAACTATTAAATTAACTAAGATACATGAAGAAAATATATCGTATTTTAGTTATGGCGAAAATTATCCTTCTGGTATAGTTCCTTTTATAATAAGAAGAACTGCTTTTGAGAAATTATTTAATATTATCAAAACAAAAGATATTAAAGTATCTGAAAATGCTATAAGCAATATTGTATTTGTTGATCCGAATTTTTTTGAAATAGAAATACTTATATCAGAACATGATATGAGATATTACAGACTTTCTCTTTTTGCTGATAGTAAAAGAAATGCTATTTTAATAAAAAAACTTATAGTCTATAAAGATTATAATGAAATGGTTAAGGCAATAGAAGAAAATCCAAGTATTAGAAGAACATTGCCGTCATTTATAGAGATAGATATTAGTAATAGACAAAATGCGTTAAATAAATATTTATTAAAAAATCAAACTATAAAAAATGAACTTTCAAAAGAAGAAAAAAATATTACTTTAGATGAGTTTAAAGCTATTTATGATAAACTTTATAATTTTTGCGGCGATTTTCATATTTCTATAGGAAGTTATTATGAGCCTCTTTTGAATAAAGATATTTTTGATATATTAGAATATTCTACAAGAAATAAAAATGTTCAGGTATATTTAGAAACTAATGCATTGCTTCTTGACAGTGTTAATGCTAAAAGATTATTATCTATGCAGTCAGAGAGAAGTAATCTTAATGTTATTATACATTTAGATGCTGTAGAAGAAGATGTTTATAATAGAATATATGATAATGGTGATATAAAAACTATTATGTCTAATATAGACTATTATTTGCTTAGAGAGCCTAAAAATACTTATTTGCAGATAACAAAACAAAAAGATAACTTTGATTATTTAGCTTCTTATTATAAATATTTTGATAAATATAAAATAGATATTATAATGCAGAAATATTATAATTACAGAGGCATTATAGATGATAATAGAGTGGGGAATATGGCACCTCTTATTAATGTAGGATGCTGGCATTTGGCTAGAGATTTATTTATAGATAGTTATGGGGATATTTATATTTGCAGATTTGATATAAACAAAGAAAAGAAAATAGCTTCTATATATGATGAAAATTTAGAGGATATATGGAAAAAGCTTGAAAATTATTTTTTAGATAATGTTTCTAAGAAATTAGATTTTTGTAATAATTGTGATGAATGGTATTTATATAATTTTTGA
- the prfA gene encoding peptide chain release factor 1 → MSIIDKLSLVEKTYEDIVQKLNDANIKDNRVIQDLMKKKSEIEDIVEEYKKLKVVLKEIEESNEMINNPDTDKELKDMALLEIEELNKKKEDIINGLRLLLLPKDKNDGKNIIVEIRVGTGGDESALFVGDLFRMYTRFIERTNLKMEIIDTSPTELGGYKEVIFSVSGKDAYRTLKFESGTHRVQRIPATESGGRIHTSASTVAVMPEAMESDVVIKDEDIRVDIFRSSGPGGQSVNTTDSAVRITHLPTGLVVQCQDEKSQHKNKAKALKVLRARIYEKEETERKAKEAKERREQIGSGDRSERIRTYNFPQNRVTDHRINVTLYKLDRFMDGEITEITDALFKKEQEDMLASYSD, encoded by the coding sequence ATGTCAATAATTGATAAATTGTCATTAGTAGAAAAAACTTATGAAGATATAGTACAGAAACTTAATGATGCTAATATAAAAGATAATAGAGTTATACAGGATTTGATGAAAAAAAAATCAGAAATTGAAGATATTGTAGAAGAATATAAAAAATTAAAAGTGGTATTAAAAGAAATTGAAGAATCTAATGAAATGATTAATAATCCTGATACTGACAAAGAACTTAAAGACATGGCATTATTAGAGATAGAAGAACTTAATAAAAAGAAAGAAGATATAATTAATGGACTTAGACTTCTTCTGCTTCCTAAGGATAAAAATGACGGTAAAAATATTATAGTTGAAATTAGAGTTGGTACGGGAGGAGATGAATCGGCATTGTTTGTGGGCGATTTATTTAGAATGTATACTCGTTTTATAGAGAGAACTAATTTAAAAATGGAAATAATAGATACTAGTCCTACAGAGCTTGGCGGATATAAAGAGGTTATATTTTCAGTATCCGGAAAAGATGCTTACAGAACATTAAAATTTGAAAGCGGAACTCATCGTGTACAGAGAATACCTGCTACAGAGTCCGGAGGAAGAATACATACTTCTGCTTCTACTGTTGCAGTTATGCCTGAAGCTATGGAAAGTGATGTTGTAATAAAAGATGAGGATATAAGAGTTGATATATTTCGTTCAAGCGGACCAGGAGGACAGTCTGTTAATACTACTGATAGTGCTGTTAGAATTACACATTTGCCTACGGGATTGGTTGTACAGTGTCAAGATGAAAAGAGCCAGCATAAGAATAAGGCAAAAGCATTAAAAGTTCTTCGTGCTAGAATATATGAGAAAGAAGAAACTGAGAGAAAGGCCAAAGAAGCTAAAGAAAGAAGAGAGCAGATTGGTTCGGGGGACAGAAGCGAAAGAATAAGAACTTATAATTTCCCTCAGAATAGAGTTACAGATCATAGAATAAATGTTACTTTGTATAAATTAGATAGATTTATGGACGGAGAAATTACAGAGATAACAGATGCTTTATTTAAAAAGGAACAAGAGGATATGCTTGCTTCATATTCTGATTAA